In Odontesthes bonariensis isolate fOdoBon6 chromosome 6, fOdoBon6.hap1, whole genome shotgun sequence, one genomic interval encodes:
- the erap1b gene encoding endoplasmic reticulum aminopeptidase 1b produces MLPLLLVLFVPFPPSSGAQIPNQDQTKGHPIATNGQLFPWDRMRLPKTVSPFHYDLTIHPNLTTLDFTGVVRIELDVHEDTRTVILHAKQMHISNAVLLAPEGVRPLKVLEYPPFHQLALLSDSVLTKGRKYEVQLEFAANLSDSYHGFYKSSYRTSTGEVRVMASTQFEATFARGAFPCFDEPAFKANFTIRMIREPRHIAISNMPKAKTVELPDGLLEDHFDMTVKMSTYLVAYIVSDFLSVSKTTRHGVKISVYAVPEKIDQTAYALEAAVKLLDFYDDYFDIPYPLPKQDLAAIPDFQSGAMENWGLTTYRETGLLFDPSKSSASDKLGITKVIAHELAHQWFGNLVTMEWWNDLWLNEGFAKFMEFISLDITYPELHVDDFFLGKCFEAMEVDSLSSSHPVSTPVENPTQIQEMFDDVSYDKGACILNMLRDFLTPEAFEIGIIRYLKRYSYQNTVNSHLWESLTDICSSDDLDEGRMKHVEFCSKRKLQSGASKWYSGDELDVRAIMDSWTLQEGFPLVTVEVRGREVRLSQERYLRSDDPSLTEGFLWQIPLTYMTSTSNTIHRFLLKTKTDVLYLPEEADWVKFNVKMSGYYMVHYVGDGWNSIIRLLQHNHTALSGNDRASLIHNVFQLVSVGKVRLDTALELSLYLSKETQIMAVTQGFSELVPLYKLMEKRDMAALENQMKGYIVDLFRGLFDRQEWTDSGSVSERVLRSYLLLFSCVRNYAPCLTKATKLFNQWKDSDGTMSLPVDVTMAVFVIGARTPEGWDFLFEKYRSSLQMSVKSRLKVAMAVSPLQDKLKWMMEQSLLGEVMKTQDLPDVIVSVSKNPHGYKLAWDFLRANWHTMIKKFDLGSSTISHLVTGVTNQYSTREMLHEVRGFFDSLTEEAGSKMRCIQQTYETIEDNIRWMDTNLPLLQAWLNKRNPRTPHDDL; encoded by the exons CTCCCCCTTCCACTATGACCTTACTATTCACCCCAACCTCACCACTCTCGACTTCACTGGTGTTGTTCGCATAGAACTTGATGTGCACGAAGACACCAGAACCGTGATTCTCCATGCCAAGCAAATGCACATATCCAACGCGGTGCTGCTGGCGCCTGAAGGCGTTAGGCCCTTGAAAGTGCTGGAGTATCCTCCTTTCCATCAGCTCGCCCTGCTCTCAGACTCAGTGCTGACCAAAGGCAGGAAGTATGAGGTCCAGCTGGAGTTTGCTGCCAACTTGTCCGACAGCTACCATGGTTTCTACAAGAGCAGCTACCGCACCAGTACTGGGGAGGTCCG GGTCATGGCATCTACGCAGTTTGAGGCGACTTTTGCTCGTGGAGCCTTCCCCTGTTTCGATGAGCCTGCTTTTAAAGCCAACTTCACGATACGGATGATAAGAGAGCCACGCCACATTGCCATTTCCAACATGCCCAAG GCTAAAACAGTGGAGCTGCCGGATGGTTTGCTTGAGGATCACTTCGACATGACTGTAAAAATGAGCACTTATCTGGTGGCCTACATCGTGTCTGACTTCCTGTCTGTGAGCAAGACCACGCGGCATGGTGTCAAG ATTTCCGTCTATGCTGTCCCAGAGAAGATTGACCAGACAGCCTATGCTCTGGAAGCTGCAGTCAAGCTGTTGGACTTCTATGATGATTACTTTGATATTCCCTACCCACTTCCCAAACAGG ACCTGGCCGCTATCCCTGACTTCCAGTCCGGTGCGATGGAGAACTGGGGGCTAACTACCTACAGAGAGACTGGCCTCCTCTTTGACCCCAGCAAGTCCTCTGCCTCAGACAAACTGGGCATCACCAAGGTCATCGCCCATGAGCTCGCGCACCAG TGGTTTGGGAACCTGGTGACGATGGAGTGGTGGAATGACTTGTGGCTCAACGAAGGCTTCGCCAAGTTCATGGAGTTCATTTCCCTCGACATCACCTACCCAGAACTGCACGTG GATGACTTCTTCTTGGGTAAATGTTTTGAGGCCATGGAAGTAGACTCCCTCAGCTCCTCCCACCCCGTCTCCACACCTGTGGAAAACCCCACACAGATCCAGGAGATGTTTGATGATGTGTCATACGACAAG GGAGCATGTATTCTGAATATGCTGCGGGACTTCCTCACTCCTGAGGCCTTTGAGATTGGCATCATCAGATACCTGAAGCGCTACAGCTACCAAAACACCGTGAACAGCCACCTGTGGGAGAGCCTAACTGAT atctgcagctctgatgatTTGGACGAAGGTCGAATGAAACACGTTGAATTCTGCTCTAAACGTAAACTCCAGTCCGGAgcctct AAGTGGTACTCAGGTGATGAGCTGGATGTCAGGGCCATCATGGACTCGTGGACCCTGCAGGAGGGCTTCCCGCTTGTCACTGTAGAGGTCAGAGGTCGGGAGGTCAGACTCAGTCAGGAGCGTTACCTGAGGTCAGATGATCCCTCCCTCACTGAAGG CTTTCTGTGGCAGATCCCACTGACCTACATGACCAGCACCTCTAACACCATCCACCGTTTCCTGCTCAAAACAAAGACTG ATGTCTTGTACCTGCCAGAGGAGGCGGACTGGGTGAAGTTCAATGTGAAAATGAGCGGTTACTACATGGTCCACTATGTGGGCGACGGGTGGAACTCCATAATCCGGCTTTTGCAACACAACCACACCGCTTTGAGCGGCAACGATCGAGCCAGCCTCATCCACAACGTCTTCCAGCTGGTCAG TGTAGGAAAGGTGAGGCTGGACACCGCCCTGGAGCTGTCTCTGTACCTGTCCAAAGAGACCCAGATTATGGCTGTGACTCAGGGCTTCAGCGAGCTTGTACCCCTCTACAAGCTGATGGAGAAGAGAGACATGGCTGCGCTGGAGAATCAGATGAAA GGCTACATCGTGGATCTGTTTCGGGGCCTGTTTGATCGGCAGGAGTGGACCGACTCTGGTTCAGTGTCTGAGCGAGTGTTGAGAAGTTACCTGCTGCTGTTCTCCTGCGTCAGGAACTACGCCCCCTGTCTGACCAAAGCCACCAAGCTCTTCAACCAGTGGAAGGATTCTGACGGCACCATGAG CCTCCCTGTGGATGTCACAATGGCTGTGTTTGTGATTGGCGCTCGTACACCTGAGGGGTGGGACTTCCTGTTTGAGAAGTACCGCAGTTCTCTGCAGATGTCTGTCAAGAGCCGCTTGAAGGTTGCCATGGCTGTCAGTCCACTGCAGGACAAGCTCAAGTG GATGATGGAGCAAAGCCTTCTTGGTGAGGTGATGAAGACTCAGGAcctccctgatgtgattgtctcTGTCAGCAAGAACCCCCATGGCTACAAACTGGCCTGGGACTTCCTCCGAGCCAACTGGCACACCATGATAAAGAA ATTTGACCTTGGCTCCAGCACCATCTCACACTTGGTGACTGGAGTGACCAACCAGTACTCTACCAGGGAAATGCTTCATGAG GTACGAGGCTTCTTTGACTCCTTGACTGAGGAGGCGGGCTCAAAGATGAGGTGCATCCAGCAGACCTATGAGACTATTGAGGATAACATCCGCTGGATGGACACGAACCTTCCTCTGTTGCAGGCTTGGCTGAACAAACGCAATCCCAGAACCCCTCATGACGATTTATAA